One genomic window of Aliiroseovarius sp. M344 includes the following:
- a CDS encoding carboxyl transferase domain-containing protein, whose product MKLTSQATPGSEAYKTNRSGHLDALKVVADAAEAAVMGGGQKSRDRHLSRGKMLPRDRVSNLLDPGSPFLEVGATAAHNMYDNAAPAAGVVAGIGQVHGQEVMVVCNDATVKGGTYYPMTVKKHLRAQEIAEECNLPCIYLVDSGGANLPNQDEVFPDRDHFGRIFYNQARMSAKGIPQIAVVMGSCTAGGAYVPAMSDVTIIVKEQGTIFLAGPPLVKAATGEVVTAEDLGGGNVHTRLSGVADYLAEDDAHALALARRAVESLNREKPITVKWQEPEEPAYDPEELLGVVPADLKTPYDIREVIMRIVDGSRFDEFKPRFGETLVTGFAHLKGCPIGIIANNGVIFSEAAQKGAHFVELCSQRNIPLVFLQNITGFMVGRKYENEGIARHGAKMVTAVATTNVPKVTMVVGGSYGAGNYGMAGRAYQPRFMWSWPNSRISVMGGEQAAGVLATVKRDAIERQGGEWSKDEEAAFKQPTIDMFEEQSHPLYASARLWDDGVIDPRKSREVLYLSLLAALNAPIEPTKFGVFRM is encoded by the coding sequence ATGAAACTGACTTCCCAAGCAACACCCGGCTCTGAGGCCTATAAGACCAACCGTTCTGGTCACCTTGACGCCCTGAAAGTGGTAGCAGACGCTGCCGAAGCGGCCGTGATGGGCGGCGGGCAGAAATCACGTGATCGCCACCTGAGCCGGGGCAAGATGTTGCCGCGTGACCGGGTGTCGAACCTGCTCGATCCGGGGTCGCCCTTTTTGGAGGTCGGTGCGACAGCTGCGCACAATATGTATGACAACGCGGCCCCTGCGGCGGGTGTCGTGGCGGGCATTGGTCAGGTGCATGGGCAAGAGGTGATGGTCGTCTGTAATGATGCCACCGTCAAAGGCGGCACTTATTACCCGATGACGGTGAAAAAGCACCTGCGCGCCCAAGAGATCGCTGAGGAGTGCAATCTTCCCTGTATTTATCTTGTCGATAGTGGCGGCGCCAACCTGCCAAATCAGGACGAGGTGTTTCCCGATCGCGACCACTTTGGCCGGATTTTCTACAACCAAGCGCGGATGTCCGCCAAGGGCATCCCGCAGATCGCAGTGGTCATGGGGTCATGTACCGCTGGTGGCGCTTATGTGCCTGCCATGTCGGACGTGACGATCATTGTGAAAGAGCAGGGGACCATCTTCCTTGCCGGTCCGCCCTTGGTGAAGGCCGCGACAGGCGAGGTTGTGACAGCCGAAGACCTGGGCGGTGGTAACGTGCACACGCGCCTGTCGGGCGTGGCTGACTATCTTGCCGAGGATGACGCCCACGCCCTGGCCTTGGCGCGTCGGGCGGTGGAAAGCCTGAACCGTGAAAAACCGATCACCGTGAAGTGGCAGGAACCGGAAGAACCGGCCTATGACCCCGAGGAATTGCTGGGCGTTGTGCCTGCCGACCTTAAAACGCCCTACGACATTCGCGAAGTGATCATGCGCATCGTCGATGGCTCGCGTTTTGACGAGTTCAAGCCGCGCTTTGGCGAAACACTGGTCACCGGTTTTGCCCATCTGAAAGGCTGCCCTATCGGGATCATCGCCAACAACGGCGTGATCTTCTCGGAAGCCGCCCAGAAAGGCGCGCATTTTGTTGAGCTGTGCAGCCAGCGCAATATCCCCTTGGTTTTCCTGCAAAATATCACCGGCTTTATGGTTGGCCGCAAGTATGAGAACGAAGGCATCGCCCGCCACGGCGCCAAAATGGTGACCGCTGTGGCCACCACCAACGTGCCGAAAGTGACCATGGTTGTCGGCGGTTCTTATGGCGCGGGCAATTACGGCATGGCCGGACGCGCTTATCAGCCGCGCTTTATGTGGTCGTGGCCCAATTCGCGGATTTCGGTGATGGGCGGCGAACAGGCGGCGGGCGTGTTGGCCACCGTGAAACGCGACGCGATCGAGCGTCAGGGCGGCGAATGGTCCAAGGACGAAGAGGCCGCGTTCAAGCAACCCACTATCGACATGTTCGAAGAACAGAGCCACCCGCTTTATGCTTCGGCGCGTCTTTGGGATGACGGCGTGATCGATCCGCGCAAATCGCGCGAGGTGCTGTACCTGTCTCTGCTGGCAGCGCTGAATGCCCCGATCGAGCCGACGAAATTCGGCGTGTTCCGGATGTAA
- a CDS encoding lysozyme inhibitor LprI family protein — protein sequence MRIRSGIFAVLLTLASPAMAQNMTYSFQPTTDCLSAMGEGGDPMRCVGAAANSCMAATEGGSSTVGMSSCLGLEYEDWDRRLNHAYGLLMTRLKAEDEEMATLGSAAPQQAPALLTMQRAWITFRDASCDYERTKWGGGTGGGPASVACMLHQTARQTLVLEADLNGYGDTICNHEGC from the coding sequence ATGCGTATTCGCAGTGGTATCTTCGCGGTTCTTTTGACATTGGCTTCTCCGGCCATGGCGCAGAACATGACGTATAGCTTTCAACCCACCACCGACTGCCTGTCTGCTATGGGCGAAGGGGGCGATCCAATGCGGTGTGTTGGCGCCGCCGCCAATTCCTGCATGGCAGCGACCGAAGGTGGATCAAGCACAGTTGGCATGTCGTCCTGTCTTGGGCTGGAATACGAAGACTGGGATCGACGGCTGAACCACGCCTATGGGCTGCTGATGACCCGCCTGAAGGCCGAAGATGAAGAGATGGCGACCCTTGGGTCGGCGGCTCCTCAACAAGCCCCCGCGCTTTTGACGATGCAGCGTGCGTGGATCACCTTCCGCGATGCGTCATGCGATTATGAACGCACGAAATGGGGTGGCGGAACAGGCGGCGGCCCTGCGTCAGTTGCTTGCATGCTGCACCAGACCGCCCGCCAGACGCTCGTGCTTGAGGCCGACCTGAACGGTTATGGCGATACAATCTGCAACCACGAAGGATGCTGA
- a CDS encoding isovaleryl-CoA dehydrogenase: MFNHSMNFDLGEDVNTMRDMVHRFAQDRIKPIAAEVDQKNEFPNELWKEFGELGLLGVTTPEEYGGAGMSYLAHVVIVEEIARASASVSLSYGAHSNLCVNQIRRNATEDQKQKYLPKLISGEHVGALAMSEAGAGSDVVSMKLRAEKRNGYYVLNGTKFWITNGPDADTLVVYAKTDPDAGPKGITTFIIEKDMKGFSTSPHFDKMGMRGSNTAELIFEDVEVPFENVLGEEGKGVAVLMSGLDYERVVLSGIGTGIMAACMDEIMPYMKERKQFGRPIGDFQLMQAKIADMYTAMNSARAYVYEVAKACDRGQVTRQDAAACVLYASEEAMKQAHQAVQAMGGSGYMNETPVSRIFRDAKLMEIGAGTSEIRRMLIGRELMGKM, from the coding sequence ATGTTCAATCACTCTATGAATTTCGACCTGGGCGAAGACGTCAACACCATGCGCGATATGGTGCATCGATTTGCGCAAGACCGGATCAAACCGATCGCCGCGGAAGTGGATCAGAAAAATGAGTTTCCCAATGAACTTTGGAAAGAGTTCGGAGAACTGGGTCTGCTGGGGGTCACCACGCCCGAGGAATATGGCGGGGCGGGGATGTCATATCTGGCGCATGTGGTGATCGTTGAAGAGATTGCGCGGGCCTCGGCCTCGGTCTCGCTCAGCTATGGGGCGCATTCGAACCTATGCGTGAACCAGATCCGCCGCAACGCCACCGAAGACCAGAAGCAGAAATACCTGCCGAAGCTGATTTCGGGCGAGCATGTGGGCGCGCTGGCGATGTCCGAAGCGGGCGCAGGGTCGGACGTTGTGTCGATGAAGCTGCGCGCCGAGAAGCGCAATGGCTACTATGTGCTGAATGGCACCAAGTTCTGGATCACCAACGGTCCGGATGCCGACACTTTGGTGGTTTATGCCAAAACTGATCCGGATGCCGGCCCCAAGGGCATAACCACCTTCATCATCGAGAAGGATATGAAGGGTTTCTCAACCAGCCCGCATTTCGACAAGATGGGGATGCGCGGGTCAAACACTGCCGAGCTGATCTTTGAGGACGTCGAAGTGCCGTTTGAGAACGTCTTGGGCGAAGAGGGTAAAGGCGTTGCTGTTCTGATGTCAGGGCTGGACTATGAACGCGTGGTTCTGTCGGGCATTGGTACGGGCATCATGGCCGCCTGCATGGACGAAATCATGCCCTATATGAAAGAACGCAAACAGTTTGGCCGCCCGATTGGGGACTTCCAGCTGATGCAGGCCAAAATTGCGGATATGTATACCGCGATGAACTCGGCCCGCGCGTATGTGTATGAAGTTGCTAAAGCCTGTGATCGCGGTCAGGTGACCCGACAGGATGCGGCGGCCTGTGTGCTTTATGCCTCGGAAGAGGCAATGAAGCAGGCGCACCAAGCAGTGCAAGCGATGGGCGGCTCAGGTTACATGAACGAAACGCCGGTCAGCCGAATCTTCCGCGACGCCAAGCTGATGGAGATCGGTGCGGGCACCTCGGAAATCCGCCGGATGCTGATCGGTCGCGAGCTGATGGGCAAGATGTGA